The window CTGCTGAAGGCCGGATCGTCGACCAACTTTTGGTTGAGTTCGGTCTTGAAGTAACCCGGGCCAATGCCGTTGACGTTGATGCCGAATTGGCCCCAGTCAATCGCCATGCCTTTGGTCAGCATTTTCACCGCACCTTTGGTCGCTGTGTAGGGCGCAATGCCGGGGCGACCCAGCTCGCTTTGCACCGAGCAGATGTTGATGATCTTGCCGCGTCCCCGCGGGATCATTTTTTTGGCCACCGCTTGGCCCACGAAGTACACGCTGTCCAGGTTGGTCCTCATGATGGTGTGCCAATCGGCGTCCTGGTACTCGTGCAGCGGGCCACGAATTTGCATGCCTGCGTTGTTGACCAGGATGTCGATCGGCCCTTCGGCCTCAATGTGGTCGATGGCAGCACGCACGCTGCCCGCATCGGTCACATCGAACACCGAGGTGCTGACGGACAGGCCTTGTGCTTTTAGGGTTTGCGCAGCGGCGTCCACTTTGCTGGCCGTGCGGCCGTTCAATACAACGTGGGCCCCGGCTTGCGCCAGCGCCTCGGCCAGCGCCAAACCAATGCCTGCCGAAGAGCCGGTGATCAGGGCGCGGCGGCCCGATAAGTCGAAGGAATTCAGAACATTCATCGCATGAGTAACCATTTAAGTGGAACCATCACCAGGCTCGGGAAGGCGATCAGCGAACCCATCACCACCACCTGGGATATCAGGAAAGGCATGACACCCCGTATGACATCGTGCATGGGAATGCGGCCCACGCCGCAGACCACGTTGAGCACCGTGCCTACGGGCGGAGTCAACAAACCGATGGCGTTGTTCATGATGAACAAGACACCAAAATAGACCGGATCAATGCCCGCTTCGCGCACCAAGGGCATGAGCACGGGCGTGAGGATCAGCACTGTGGGTGCGAAGTCGAGCGCGGTGCCCACAATCATGACCAGCAGCATCAGCATGACCATGAGCAGGGTTTTGTTGTCGATGAAGGGCCGCAAAATTTCGACAATCTGCGCCGGAATGTTGGCCACGGTGATCAGCCAGGCCGACACCAGCGCGGCCGCTACCAAAAACATGACGACCGAAGAAGTTTTTGCGGCTGCCAAAATGATGCGGTACAGATCCTTGACCTTGATTTCGCGGTAGATGAACAGGCCCACAAACAAGGAGTAGACCACCGCTACCACCGCCGCCTCGGTGGGTGTGAAGACGCCCATCTTCATGCCGCCGATGATGGTGATGGCCAGCAGGTAAGACCAAAACGCATTGATGGTCACCGAGATGCGTTCTTTGAACGGCACTTTCTCGGCCACCTCCACCTTGTCCTTGCGGGCCACGATCCACCACGTCACGATCAGGGCAAAACCCATCATGAGCCCTGGAAAGATGCCGGCCATGAAGAGTTTGGAGATCGACACGCCGCCGATCACGCCAAACAAGATGAACCCAATCGAGGGTGGAATCACGGGCGCGATGATGCCGCCCGCAGCAATCAGGCCCGCCGAGCGGTCCATGCGGTAACCGGCTTTGCGCATCATGGGCAGCAAGACGGCGGCCAGCGCGGCCGTGTCGGCTACGGCCGAGCCCGACAGGCTGGCCATGACGATGGCCGCAAACACCGCCACATAACCCAGGCCGCCACGAAAGTGACCCACCCAAACCATGGCCGAGTTGACGATGCGCCGGCTCATACCGCCCGCGTTCATCAGCTCACCGGCCAACATGAAAAAGGGCACGGCCATGAGCGGAAAGTTGTCGGCACCGTTGATCAGGTTTTGCGACACGATTTGGGTGTCGAAGTTGTCCAAGTGCAGCATCAGGGCCACACCCGAGACAATCAGGGAGAAGGCCAGCGGCATGCCCAGCGCCATGGCAGCGAGCAGAGACACGATAAAAACAAGCACGGTCATTTGGCGGCCTCTTGGGTGTGGGCGGTCACGACCTCTTCGGAGTCTTGCACCTGGATCAAATCGGATTCATTGAAGTTGCCTTTGGCCAGCTGCACCAGCTTGCCCATGATCATCAGGCCCATGGCTACGCTGGTGATGTAGCCCACGCCATACACCCAGCTCATGGGGATTTCGGTCACGGCCGAGCGTGTGCTGGCGTTGATGCCGTGTTGTTTCAGCGTGCCGTAGAACATCAGTGCGCAGCAACCGAGCATCAGCACATTGGACAGGGCAAACGCCATTTTTTTCCCACGAAGACTGAGCTTGCGCACGATGGAGTCCAGCCCCAGGTGGCCGTTTTCACGCATGGTGACAATGGCCCCCAAAAAGGTGATCCAGATGAACAAAAACCGCGACAACTCTTCCGAGCTGATGATGCCGTCGTTGAAGCCGTAACGCAGTACCACATTGCCAAACACCATGATGACCATGGCCGACAACATGATGACCAGCGTGAATTCCGCCAGCTTGAAGAAAAGGTCGTTGATTTTTTTCATACAGGGATCAAAAAAAGCCCCCTCCAAAGAGGGGGCGTGTTGTCACTCAAACCATCACTTGGTGTCTTCGATGGCCTTGAGCAGCGCGGGGCCGTTTTTCTCGCCAAAAGTCTTGGCAATTTCAGCCGACACGATCTTCTGGAAGGGGGCCATGTCCACGTTCTCGATCACTTGCATGCCGGACTTTTTCAGCTCGGAAATCACCTTGCCCGCGTTGGACGCGTTCAAGCTGCGTTGGAAGGTGGCCGCTTCGCGTGCCGAGTCGACGATCACTTTTTGGTAGTTGGCAGGCAAGCTGTCGAACTTGGCTTTGTTCATGGCCACGACCAGAGGCGAGTAAACGTGGTTGCTCACCGTCAGGTGTTTTTGCACCTCGTAGAACTTGGACGACCAGGTCACGTTGATCGGGTGCTCTTGCGCGTCAAAGGTGCCCGTTTCCAGAGCGGTGTACAGCTCGGCAATCGGCATGGGCGAGGGGTTCATGCCCAGCAGTCTGAACGCCTGGATGTGGTACGGGTTGGGTGTGGAGCGGATCTTCAGACCCTTCAAGTCGTCGGGCTTGTTGACGGGGCGCTTGTTGTTGGTGAAGGCGCGCCAGCCGTTTTCCCAGTAAGCCAGGCCCTTCAAGCCGTGCGGGGACAATTCGTTGAGCACGCCTGTGCCCACCGCACCATCGAGCACGTTGTAGGCGTGTTGTGCGCTGCGGAACACAAAGGGCAATTCCATGGCGGCTGTGTTGGGCACGATGCCGTTGAAGTTGGAGGCGCCGCTCGACACGATGTCGATCGTGCCGCCGCGTGTGCCGTTGATCATGGCCGCGTCATTGCCCAGCTGGTTGGCCGGGAAAACGGTGATTTCCACATCGCCGTTGGTGCGTTGCTTGACCAACTCGGCCAGCTTCATGGCGGCGGCGTGCTGGCCGTCGGTGGCGTTGACGGCATGGCCCATTTTCAAGTTGAACTTGGCGGCGTAAGCGCTGGAGCCGACGGCGGCCACGAGGCAGGCGAGAAGGATGCGGGAAAGTTTCATGGTGTTGTCTCCTGGTTAAAAAAGGACTGTCGAAAAAATCAATCGGTGGGCAGCGCGTATTCGTCTGCACTGAACACGGTGTGGAACACGGTGCCATCGAACATGGCAATCATGTCTTTGGACACTTCTTTGCTTTTCATGCGCACCTCGGACGCCAGAGCGATTTCGATCGCCTCGCGGCTCGGGTAACGCACGGACAGCACCATGCCAAAGTGGGGATCGGCCACATCGCTTTCGACTTGGCGCAAGACGCGCACTTCTTGGGCGCCCGGAAAACGGGTCCACAAGGGGACGAGGTTGTCGCGGATGTAGCGGTTGAACGCGTCTTCCATGCCGGGTTTGACGTTGCCTTGGAAGAATGCACAGCGGATGAACATGAGGGGGCTTTCTTAAAAATCAGAGGGCAGGGTGCAGGCGGTTGTGCAAGGCATTGAGCGCTTGCGCGACCATGTCCTGAACGGGCTCGGTGATGGGCAGACGGATCACATCGCTTTCATCGGCCTGGGGTTTTTCGAGGGTGCGGAACTGG is drawn from Limnohabitans sp. 63ED37-2 and contains these coding sequences:
- a CDS encoding SDR family oxidoreductase; translation: MVTHAMNVLNSFDLSGRRALITGSSAGIGLALAEALAQAGAHVVLNGRTASKVDAAAQTLKAQGLSVSTSVFDVTDAGSVRAAIDHIEAEGPIDILVNNAGMQIRGPLHEYQDADWHTIMRTNLDSVYFVGQAVAKKMIPRGRGKIINICSVQSELGRPGIAPYTATKGAVKMLTKGMAIDWGQFGINVNGIGPGYFKTELNQKLVDDPAFSSWLVGRTPSRRWGDVQDLGGAAVFLASDASRFVNGHILYVDGGVTATL
- a CDS encoding TRAP transporter large permease — protein: MTVLVFIVSLLAAMALGMPLAFSLIVSGVALMLHLDNFDTQIVSQNLINGADNFPLMAVPFFMLAGELMNAGGMSRRIVNSAMVWVGHFRGGLGYVAVFAAIVMASLSGSAVADTAALAAVLLPMMRKAGYRMDRSAGLIAAGGIIAPVIPPSIGFILFGVIGGVSISKLFMAGIFPGLMMGFALIVTWWIVARKDKVEVAEKVPFKERISVTINAFWSYLLAITIIGGMKMGVFTPTEAAVVAVVYSLFVGLFIYREIKVKDLYRIILAAAKTSSVVMFLVAAALVSAWLITVANIPAQIVEILRPFIDNKTLLMVMLMLLVMIVGTALDFAPTVLILTPVLMPLVREAGIDPVYFGVLFIMNNAIGLLTPPVGTVLNVVCGVGRIPMHDVIRGVMPFLISQVVVMGSLIAFPSLVMVPLKWLLMR
- a CDS encoding TRAP transporter small permease; its protein translation is MKKINDLFFKLAEFTLVIMLSAMVIMVFGNVVLRYGFNDGIISSEELSRFLFIWITFLGAIVTMRENGHLGLDSIVRKLSLRGKKMAFALSNVLMLGCCALMFYGTLKQHGINASTRSAVTEIPMSWVYGVGYITSVAMGLMIMGKLVQLAKGNFNESDLIQVQDSEEVVTAHTQEAAK
- a CDS encoding TRAP transporter substrate-binding protein, which encodes MKLSRILLACLVAAVGSSAYAAKFNLKMGHAVNATDGQHAAAMKLAELVKQRTNGDVEITVFPANQLGNDAAMINGTRGGTIDIVSSGASNFNGIVPNTAAMELPFVFRSAQHAYNVLDGAVGTGVLNELSPHGLKGLAYWENGWRAFTNNKRPVNKPDDLKGLKIRSTPNPYHIQAFRLLGMNPSPMPIAELYTALETGTFDAQEHPINVTWSSKFYEVQKHLTVSNHVYSPLVVAMNKAKFDSLPANYQKVIVDSAREAATFQRSLNASNAGKVISELKKSGMQVIENVDMAPFQKIVSAEIAKTFGEKNGPALLKAIEDTK